A portion of the Edaphobacter bradus genome contains these proteins:
- the sdhB gene encoding succinate dehydrogenase iron-sulfur subunit: MPSTIKVEIKRQAKPGAPAVTETFEVPYRPGMNITSLLGEIALNPVDAYGKPTTPITYDSNCLEEICGSCAMLINGKARMACSALVDKLQKENPGKPITLAPLSKFPVVRDLAVDRSVLFENLKRVKAWVPIDGTYDLGAGPRQHPQIQEQRYPLSNCISCCCCMEVCPQFNDVTNFVGAATIAQAKLFNIDPSGAVLAEDRLRALAGDGGIQECGFAQNCVQACPKELPLTEAISDMGRDVFVQQVKDLFSR, encoded by the coding sequence ATGCCAAGCACCATCAAAGTCGAGATCAAGCGTCAGGCCAAGCCCGGCGCCCCCGCCGTCACCGAGACCTTCGAGGTCCCCTACCGCCCGGGCATGAACATCACCTCGCTCCTCGGCGAGATCGCGCTCAACCCCGTCGATGCTTACGGCAAGCCCACCACGCCCATCACCTACGACTCCAACTGCCTCGAAGAGATCTGCGGCTCCTGCGCGATGCTCATCAACGGCAAGGCCCGCATGGCCTGCTCCGCCCTCGTCGACAAGCTCCAGAAAGAGAACCCCGGCAAGCCCATCACGCTCGCCCCGCTCTCCAAGTTCCCCGTCGTCCGCGACCTCGCCGTCGACCGCTCCGTCCTCTTCGAGAACCTCAAGCGCGTCAAGGCCTGGGTCCCCATCGACGGTACGTATGACCTGGGTGCTGGCCCTCGCCAGCACCCTCAAATCCAGGAACAGCGCTACCCGCTCTCCAACTGCATCTCCTGCTGCTGCTGCATGGAGGTCTGCCCGCAGTTCAACGACGTCACCAACTTCGTCGGAGCCGCCACCATCGCGCAGGCCAAGCTCTTCAACATCGACCCCTCGGGCGCCGTTCTCGCCGAAGACCGCCTCCGCGCCCTCGCCGGTGACGGCGGAATCCAGGAGTGCGGCTTCGCCCAGAACTGCGTCCAGGCCTGCCCCAAGGAACTCCCCCTGACCGAAGCCATCAGCGACATGGGCCGCGACGTCTTCGTGCAGCAAGTCAAAGACCTCTTCTCCCGCTAG